CCGGGTCATGCCGCGCGATCAGCTTGTCGAGGAACTTGCGCAGCTCCGAGGCAGTCAGGGTGCGGGCCTTCTCCAGCGCTTGGGTCTCGATCGTCGCGAGGACCTCGGGATCCGTGAGGTAGCGGGTCTGGTCCACGAGGACGGCGCAGTGCCGCTCGGTGATCTCACCTGCCGCCAGCGCGGCACGGAACGCGGGGAAGACCTCCTTGAGCGCGAGTGCGCGGCCGATCTCCCTCGACGCGCCGTAGGCGCTGTTGCGGGTGGCGTAGGCGACCTCCTGCTCGGCCGCGGCCTCCGCGTACGCGTTGCTGACCCTCGGGTCCGGGCACGCCTTCCCAGCGAACGCCGCCTCCGCCGCCAGACGCAATGACGCCAGCCGGGCTTCGAGCCGTCCCACCACCGACAGGTAGTCGATCAGCTCGGCCGGCTCCGTGATCGCCTCGACGTCGACCTGCTCGAACAGGATCAGGTCGGTCGCGTCCACGGGCTGCTCGAGCAGCGGCAGCAGTGCGCTGGGGTCGCCGGTCAGCCAGGCGATCGGGTCGTGGACGTCCCAGTCCGGGTGGAACCCGAGGCCCACCGGGCCGAACGAGGGGGCGGTGTCCCGGTCGTCGACGACGGTCATCGGGCACCTCCCACAGGTTCGGCTGGGGTTCGAACGAATGTTGGAATGCTACCCGAGACCACTGACAGGCACAACCCTCAATCCCCAGTATTTCCAAGGGATTTCGCCGTTCCGTCCTCCACAGCCTGTGGACGCCGGGACGGGCAGGTGAAAGCCCAGCCCGGGCTTGAGCGTGGACGCGTCGCAGCGCACGACCGGGAGGTCGGGGGCGCGGAGGCCTCGTCGTAAGAGCCGTGAATGCTGCGAGAGCCGAGAGACGCGCAGCACGCGCCGTCGATCGTCACCGGCTGGTGGACGTGCCCGCGCGGAGCCCCGTCGGAGGTGCTGCGACACGTGCCCGGACGCACCTCGGGGCGGCCACCCGCAGGTGACCGCCCCGAGAGGAGCGTGGCGCGCCGGATCAGCGGTTGAGGATCGCCAGCAGGCGCAGGAGCTCGAGGTAGAGCCACACGATCGAGGACGCCAGCGCCATGCCGAGCGACCAGGACCACGAGCGCGGCGCACCGGCGGCGATGGCGTTGGCGGCGGCGCCGATGTCGACGAGCAGCGACCAGCAGGCCAGCGCGACGCCGACGGCGCACAGCACCAGGCCGATGCCGGACACGCCGTAGAAGCCCCACCCGCCGCCGACGCCGAACAGCGCGGCGACGATGTTGGCGATGCCGAGCAGGAAGTAGCCGATCATGACGCCGATGAACAGCTTGCCGGCGCGGCTCGCCCGCTTGCCGAAGGGCGTGGAGTACACGAGCAGCATGGCGACCGCGCCCGCGACGGTGCCGAGCACGGCCTGCGTGATGAGGGCGACGTTGTCGTTGTAGCCCGTGGTGGCCATGTGGGTGAAGGCGCCCATCATGAGGCCGAGCAGGGCGCTGTAGCCGAGCGCGAGACCGGGGCTCACCGGCGAGCGCCGCGCGACGTAGAACCCGGCGGCCATGAGGACGACGATCAGGCCCAGGTAGAGGACGATGCTCCCGCTCAGGAACAGCCAGCCGGGAACGGCGGCGACGATCGCGATGCCCAGGCAGGCGGCGGTCGCGACGATGACGTCCGGGAGCTGGACCGTCTCGGTCGTGGTCGTCATCGAGGTGCGAGCAGGGCCGTCCTTGAGGGCCTTCTCCACCTCGGCCAGCATCTGGTTGGCCACGCGGACTCCATCTGTCGGGGGTGTCGGGACCGGCCCGCACCCTCTGCGGCGAGCGCTGCTCTGCAGCGATCACTCCGATGATAACCGGGGGTCCGGAATCCGGCCCGGGCGTCGCCGCAGGCAGGGGCGTCCTTCGCCCCCGCCGATCAGCGGAAGACGGCCGCGATCTCCGCGAGCCGCTCCGGGACGACGGAGTACCAGGCCCACGTCCCGCGGCGCTCGCGCCTCACGAGACCTGCTTCGCCGAGCACCTTGAGGTGGTGCGACACCGTGGGCTGGCTGAGCCCGAGCGGCTCGGTCAGGTCGCACACGCAGGCCTCGCCGGAGTCGGCGTCGCGCAGCAGCGCGAGCAGCTGGAGCCGGGCCGGATCGGCCACGGCTTTGAGCAGCGCGGCCAGCGCCTCGGCCGTGCCGCGGTCCATCGGCTCCGCGATGCCCGTGGGGCAGCACTCGGGCCCCGAGAGCAGCGGCAGCGCGGTGCGGTGAGCGGGCCGCGTACGGGTGCGGGCAGCCGGCACGGGTTCCTCCTCGCCGTCCCTTGCATCGATGGTCGTCGATGTCCTACGGTGCATCGACCGTCATCAACATAGACCATGATCGATGCAGGAGTCACGATGGCACGTGTGCAGCTCGCCCTCAACGTCGCGGACCTCGAGGCGTCGGTCGCCTTCTACTCGACGCTGTTCGGCGTCGAGCCGCACAAGCGGCGTCCTGGCTACGCGAACTTCGCGATCGACGAGCCGCCGCTCAAGCTGGTCCTCATCGAGGTGCCGGCCGAGGCGCGCGGGGCCGGCGTGCACGGGGCGCTCAACCACCTCGGCGTGGAGGTCGCCTCCACCGAGGAGGTAGAGGCCGGTGCCGCACGGCTGTCGGCCGCCGGACTGGCCACCTTCGACGAGAAGGACACCACCTGCTGCTACGCGCTGCAGGACAAGGTGTGGGTGCACGACCCGGCCGGCGCGCCCTGGGAGCTGTACGTCGTCAAGGACGACGACCCCGCCGGCGCCCGCCCGGCCACGGCGTCGCTCCCGCTGCTCGAGCTGGCCGGCGACGGCACCTGCTGCACGTCGACGCCGGTCCCCGCCGGCGCCGAGCCGGAGTCCGTCACCGCCTGCTGCTGAGGAGCGAGCCACCGTGCCCGACACCACGTCCGTCCTGTTCGTCTGCGTCCACAACGCGGGCCGCTCGCAGATGGCCGCGGCCTACCTCGCGGCGCTCGCCGGCGACCGTGTGCAGGTGCGCTCGGCCGGCTCGGCGCCCGCCGACTCGCTCAACCCCGCGGTGGTCGAGGCCATGCTCGAGGACGGCATCGACATCTCGGCGGAGTCCCCGAAGATCCTCACCACCGAGGCCGTGCAGGACTCCGACTACGTCATCACGATGGGGTGCGGCGACACCTGCCCGTTCTTCCCCGGCAAGACCTACCTCGACTGGGAGCTCGACGACCCGGCCGGCCGCGGGGTGGAGGCGGTGCGACCGATCCGCGACGAGATCCGCCGTCGCATCGAGGCGCTGGTCGCCGAGATCGACGCGGCCGCGACGTGATCGCGACGCCCTTGGGGCGTCGGCTGCTCGCCGAGGCACTCGGCGCCGGGCTGCTCGTGGCCGCCGTCGTCGGCTCCGGGATCATGGCCGAGCGGCTCTCGCCCGGTGACGCCGGCCTCGCCCTGATGGAGAACGCCGTCGCCACGGGCGGTGCCCTCGTGGTGCTCATCGCGCTGCTCGGCCCCGTCTCCGGGGCGCACCTGAACCCGGTCGTCTCCCTCGTGGAGGGGTGGCTGGGCGGCCTGCCGTGGCGCGAGGTGCCGGCGTACGTCGCGGCGCAGGTGGCCGGCGCGTGCCTGGGTGCCGTGGTGGCCAACCTCATGTTCGGGCTCTCCGCGGTGAGCGTGTCGACCCACGACCGCAGCGGCCCGGGCGCGCTGCTCTCCGAGGTGGTCGCGACCGCCGGGCTGCTGCTGGTGGTGATCGGGCTCGTGCGCGGTGGACGGTCCGCCTGGGTGGCACCTTCGGTCGCGGCCTACATCGTGGCCGCCTACTGGTTCACGGCGTCGACGTCGTTCGCCAACCCGGCCGTCGCCGTGGCCCGCACTCTCTCCGACACCATCGCCGGCATCGCGCCGTCGAGCGTGCCGGGGTTCGTGGCGGCGGAGGTGGTGGGTGCGGTGCTCGGCACCGCGACGGCGCTCGTGCTCTGGCCCGTGCACTCGACCGCGCCCGCGGTCGCGGTGGAGGTCGTCGCGCCCGTGGACTAGCCCGCGGACGGCGAAGCCCCGCTCCGCGCCGCCCGGGGTGCCGGGCGAGGTGGAGCGGGGCCTCGGGCCGCCGTCGTCGACGCAGGTCGACGCAGCGGGTGGGTCAGCCGAGCTTGCGGTGCGCGCGCACCATGTC
This portion of the Frankiales bacterium genome encodes:
- a CDS encoding DUF222 domain-containing protein, translated to MTVVDDRDTAPSFGPVGLGFHPDWDVHDPIAWLTGDPSALLPLLEQPVDATDLILFEQVDVEAITEPAELIDYLSVVGRLEARLASLRLAAEAAFAGKACPDPRVSNAYAEAAAEQEVAYATRNSAYGASREIGRALALKEVFPAFRAALAAGEITERHCAVLVDQTRYLTDPEVLATIETQALEKARTLTASELRKFLDKLIARHDP
- a CDS encoding metalloregulator ArsR/SmtB family transcription factor, yielding MHRRTSTTIDARDGEEEPVPAARTRTRPAHRTALPLLSGPECCPTGIAEPMDRGTAEALAALLKAVADPARLQLLALLRDADSGEACVCDLTEPLGLSQPTVSHHLKVLGEAGLVRRERRGTWAWYSVVPERLAEIAAVFR
- a CDS encoding glyoxalase/bleomycin resistance/dioxygenase family protein → MARVQLALNVADLEASVAFYSTLFGVEPHKRRPGYANFAIDEPPLKLVLIEVPAEARGAGVHGALNHLGVEVASTEEVEAGAARLSAAGLATFDEKDTTCCYALQDKVWVHDPAGAPWELYVVKDDDPAGARPATASLPLLELAGDGTCCTSTPVPAGAEPESVTACC
- a CDS encoding phosphotyrosine protein phosphatase, with the protein product MPDTTSVLFVCVHNAGRSQMAAAYLAALAGDRVQVRSAGSAPADSLNPAVVEAMLEDGIDISAESPKILTTEAVQDSDYVITMGCGDTCPFFPGKTYLDWELDDPAGRGVEAVRPIRDEIRRRIEALVAEIDAAAT
- a CDS encoding aquaporin family protein — its product is MIATPLGRRLLAEALGAGLLVAAVVGSGIMAERLSPGDAGLALMENAVATGGALVVLIALLGPVSGAHLNPVVSLVEGWLGGLPWREVPAYVAAQVAGACLGAVVANLMFGLSAVSVSTHDRSGPGALLSEVVATAGLLLVVIGLVRGGRSAWVAPSVAAYIVAAYWFTASTSFANPAVAVARTLSDTIAGIAPSSVPGFVAAEVVGAVLGTATALVLWPVHSTAPAVAVEVVAPVD